From Blastochloris viridis, one genomic window encodes:
- a CDS encoding SDR family NAD(P)-dependent oxidoreductase: MSAPRVWITGASSGIGYALALELARRGRRVVATARRADALAGLVAAASGLDGSIRAEPADVTNADALEALVARIEAEEGPIDVAVLNAGLYMPVRAEDFDRALFETTFAVNLGGTVNALAPILPRMLARSRGRIAVVASVAGYGGLPTSAAYGATKAALINLAESLKFDCDRHGVMVQVINPGFVDTPATAVNPFPMPFLLTVEEAARRIADGLDTDRFEITFPRRLAWILKAINLLPYRLYFPLVARATGWNKPAE, translated from the coding sequence ATGAGCGCCCCCCGCGTTTGGATCACCGGCGCCAGTTCCGGCATCGGCTACGCGCTGGCGCTCGAACTTGCGCGCCGCGGCCGGCGGGTGGTGGCGACCGCGCGCCGTGCCGACGCGCTGGCCGGACTGGTCGCCGCCGCCTCGGGGCTCGACGGCTCCATCCGCGCCGAGCCTGCCGACGTCACCAATGCCGATGCGCTCGAGGCGCTGGTCGCGCGCATCGAGGCGGAGGAAGGCCCGATCGACGTGGCGGTGCTCAATGCCGGCCTCTATATGCCGGTGCGCGCCGAAGACTTCGACCGCGCACTGTTCGAGACCACGTTCGCGGTCAATCTCGGCGGCACCGTGAATGCGCTGGCCCCGATCCTGCCGCGCATGCTGGCGCGGTCGCGCGGGCGCATCGCCGTGGTCGCTTCGGTCGCGGGCTATGGCGGCCTGCCGACCTCGGCCGCCTATGGCGCCACCAAGGCGGCGCTGATCAACCTGGCTGAGAGCCTCAAGTTCGACTGCGACCGCCACGGCGTGATGGTGCAGGTGATCAATCCGGGCTTCGTCGACACCCCGGCGACCGCGGTCAATCCGTTTCCGATGCCGTTCCTGCTGACGGTCGAGGAGGCCGCCCGGCGCATCGCCGACGGGCTGGATACCGATCGCTTCGAGATCACCTTTCCGCGCCGTCTGGCCTGGATTCTGAAGGCGATCAATCTTCTGCCCTACCGGCTCTATTTTCCGCTGGTGGCGCGGGCGACCGGTTGGAACAAGCCCGCCGAATAG
- a CDS encoding NAD(P)/FAD-dependent oxidoreductase translates to MAKIVILGAGLGGVIMAYEMKDQMRKGDSLTVITKDPVYHFVPSNPWVAVKWRTRESVEVDLAPVFARRGIEFRPVPASRVHPDDNRVELADGSSVSYDFLVIATGPELAFDEIDGLGPDGYTTSICHVDHATDAAAKFEEFCKSPGPIITGAVQGASCFGPAYEFTFILDTELRRRRIRDKVPMTFVTAEPYIGHLGLDGVGDTKGLLEGEMRQHHIKFVTNSRVKKVEPGKMTIEEIADDGSVKRETELPFAFSMMLPSFRGISALRGLDGLVNPRGFVLIDEHQRNPKYPNVFAVGVCVAIPPVGQTPVPCGIPKTGFMIESMVSATACNIGQILRGEQPTHQGTWNAVCLADFGDSGVAFVAQPQIPPRNVNWSSSGAWVHNAKIAFEKYFIRKMRRGESEPFYEKAMLDILGIGKLKRAASE, encoded by the coding sequence GTGGCAAAAATCGTCATCCTCGGCGCCGGCCTCGGCGGCGTCATCATGGCCTACGAAATGAAGGATCAGATGCGGAAGGGCGACAGCCTGACCGTCATCACCAAGGATCCGGTCTATCATTTCGTTCCGTCGAATCCGTGGGTCGCCGTCAAATGGCGCACGCGGGAGTCGGTCGAAGTCGATCTCGCGCCGGTGTTCGCCAGGCGCGGCATCGAGTTCCGGCCGGTGCCGGCGAGCCGGGTGCACCCCGACGACAATCGCGTCGAGCTCGCCGACGGCAGCTCGGTCTCGTACGACTTTCTGGTCATCGCCACTGGCCCGGAGCTGGCGTTCGACGAGATCGACGGGCTCGGCCCGGACGGCTACACCACGTCGATCTGTCACGTCGACCACGCCACCGACGCGGCGGCCAAGTTCGAGGAGTTCTGCAAGAGCCCCGGCCCGATCATCACCGGCGCGGTGCAGGGCGCCTCGTGTTTCGGCCCGGCCTACGAGTTCACCTTCATCCTCGACACCGAGCTGCGCCGCCGCCGCATCCGCGACAAGGTGCCGATGACGTTCGTGACCGCCGAGCCCTATATCGGCCACCTCGGCCTCGACGGCGTCGGCGACACCAAGGGCCTGCTCGAAGGCGAGATGCGCCAGCATCACATCAAGTTCGTCACCAACTCGCGGGTCAAAAAGGTCGAGCCCGGCAAGATGACGATCGAGGAGATCGCCGATGACGGCTCGGTCAAGCGCGAGACCGAGCTGCCGTTCGCGTTCTCGATGATGCTGCCGTCCTTCCGCGGCATCTCGGCGCTGCGCGGGCTCGACGGCCTGGTCAATCCGCGCGGGTTCGTGCTGATCGACGAGCACCAGCGCAACCCGAAATATCCGAACGTGTTCGCGGTCGGCGTCTGCGTCGCCATTCCGCCGGTCGGCCAGACCCCGGTGCCCTGCGGCATCCCGAAGACCGGGTTCATGATCGAATCGATGGTGAGCGCGACCGCCTGCAACATCGGCCAGATCCTCCGCGGCGAGCAGCCGACCCACCAGGGCACGTGGAACGCCGTCTGCCTCGCCGACTTCGGCGATTCCGGCGTCGCCTTCGTCGCACAGCCGCAGATTCCGCCGCGCAACGTGAACTGGTCGTCGTCCGGCGCGTGGGTCCACAACGCCAAAATCGCGTTCGAAAAATACTTCATCCGCAAGATGCGGCGCGGCGAAAGCGAGCCGTTCTACGAGAAGGCTATGCTCGACATCCTCGGGATCGGCAAGTTGAAACGCGCGGCTTCGGAATAG
- a CDS encoding SAM-dependent methyltransferase has protein sequence MTPPMTVSPEMIDKVVRDLPRMARLALGFAAKLTRGTLTVQLPDGRSLLFGGAEPGPHAIMIIKDLGFARRVITSGDLGIAEAYLRGEWESPNLTQFLHLFCANSELTETMLDGRPLMRLWQNCQHWLNRNTRRQARRNIEAHYDLGNAFYSAWLDASMTYSSALFEGGINSLECAQRAKYRHIADELALSPGQSVLEIGCGWGGFAEYAAAERGCRVVGLTISREQFDYATQRMAAAGLSDKVSIRLQDYRDERGSYDRIVSIEMIEAVGESFWPTYFRQLRDRLAPGGLAGIQTITIQDRFFDAYHRNLDFIRGYVFPGGMLPTPSILKTLGDRTGLALVGEREFGLDYATTLVHWRDRFRAAWPTLVPLGFDERFRRLWEYYLAYCEAGFRARNIDVRQMIFARAG, from the coding sequence ATGACCCCGCCGATGACCGTTTCGCCGGAGATGATCGATAAGGTGGTGCGCGACCTGCCGCGCATGGCGCGCCTGGCGCTCGGCTTCGCCGCCAAGCTGACGCGCGGCACGCTCACCGTGCAATTGCCGGATGGCCGGTCGTTGCTGTTCGGCGGCGCCGAGCCCGGGCCGCACGCCATCATGATCATCAAGGATCTTGGCTTTGCCCGGCGGGTGATCACCTCGGGCGATCTCGGCATCGCTGAAGCCTATCTGCGCGGCGAATGGGAGAGCCCCAACCTGACGCAGTTCCTCCACCTGTTCTGCGCCAATTCCGAACTGACCGAGACCATGCTCGATGGCCGTCCGCTGATGCGGCTGTGGCAGAACTGCCAGCACTGGCTGAACCGCAACACGCGGCGACAGGCGAGGCGGAATATCGAGGCCCACTACGACCTCGGCAACGCATTCTATTCGGCGTGGCTCGATGCCTCCATGACGTACTCGTCGGCGCTGTTCGAAGGCGGCATCAACAGCCTGGAGTGCGCGCAGCGCGCCAAATACCGCCACATCGCCGACGAGCTGGCGCTTTCGCCCGGCCAAAGCGTGCTGGAGATCGGCTGCGGCTGGGGCGGCTTTGCCGAATACGCCGCCGCCGAGCGCGGCTGCCGCGTCGTCGGCCTGACGATCTCGCGCGAGCAGTTCGACTATGCAACGCAGCGCATGGCGGCGGCCGGCCTTTCGGACAAGGTCAGCATCCGCCTGCAGGACTATCGCGACGAGCGCGGCTCGTACGACCGCATCGTCTCGATCGAGATGATCGAGGCGGTCGGCGAATCGTTCTGGCCGACCTATTTCCGCCAGCTGCGCGACCGCCTCGCGCCGGGCGGGCTGGCCGGCATCCAGACCATCACCATCCAGGATCGCTTTTTTGACGCCTATCACCGCAACCTCGATTTCATCCGAGGCTACGTCTTCCCCGGCGGCATGCTGCCGACGCCGTCGATCCTCAAGACGCTCGGCGACCGCACCGGTCTTGCGCTGGTGGGAGAGCGCGAGTTCGGGCTCGACTACGCCACCACGCTGGTGCATTGGCGCGACCGTTTCCGCGCGGCGTGGCCGACGCTGGTGCCGCTGGGGTTCGACGAGCGCTTCCGGCGGCTGTGGGAGTACTATCTTGCCTATTGCGAGGCTGGCTTCCGGGCCCGCAACATCGATGTGCGGCAGATGATCTTCGCCCGTGCCGGCTGA
- a CDS encoding MFS transporter gives MPADPREPSRRAILAYAAPALPLAALALPFYVVVPEFYARSVGLPIATVGAVLLAVRIFDAITDPLIGLLADRTRAGFGRRRIWVLIAAPITAGAAAMVFLPPAGAGALHLLVWAGLMSLAWTALSVPYYAWGAELSTSYAGRNRVVAARETLAVVGTVVALLAQAVIPAWWGGGPASALAGLAVLVGLALPATAWLAVAAAPEPVDRSTQRLGARDGVAQLLANRPFRRLLAAFFLNGLANGFPATLFLFYVGDRLGAADLAGPLLLVYFLCGVAGVPLWLALARRSSKHRAWSVAMLIACAAFLVAALLGPGDLGIFLAVCVITGLTLGADIMLPGSLQADVIDVDTAASGEQRSGLYLAAWGLATKLALAAAVGIAFPVLSWAGFEPASGQASETGLLTLAVLYAAVPVALKLAAIALMWRFPLDAAEQARLRAVIEARRRS, from the coding sequence GTGCCGGCTGATCCGCGCGAGCCCAGCCGCCGCGCGATCCTGGCCTATGCCGCGCCGGCGCTGCCGCTGGCGGCGCTGGCCTTGCCGTTTTACGTGGTGGTGCCGGAATTCTATGCCCGCAGCGTCGGCCTGCCGATCGCCACCGTCGGCGCGGTGCTGCTGGCGGTCCGCATCTTCGACGCCATCACCGATCCCTTGATCGGGCTTCTGGCCGACCGCACCCGCGCCGGTTTCGGCCGGCGGCGGATCTGGGTTTTGATCGCCGCGCCCATCACCGCCGGGGCGGCGGCGATGGTGTTCCTGCCGCCGGCCGGCGCCGGCGCGCTGCACCTGCTGGTGTGGGCCGGGCTGATGTCGCTGGCCTGGACGGCGCTGTCGGTGCCCTATTATGCCTGGGGGGCGGAGCTCTCGACCTCCTATGCCGGCCGCAACCGGGTGGTGGCCGCCCGCGAGACGCTGGCCGTCGTCGGCACGGTGGTGGCGTTGCTGGCGCAGGCGGTCATTCCGGCGTGGTGGGGCGGCGGGCCGGCGAGCGCGCTGGCGGGCCTGGCGGTGCTGGTCGGGCTGGCGCTGCCGGCCACCGCTTGGCTCGCGGTCGCGGCCGCGCCCGAACCGGTCGATCGCTCGACGCAGCGTCTCGGCGCGCGCGACGGCGTCGCGCAACTTCTCGCCAACCGTCCGTTCCGACGGCTGCTGGCGGCGTTCTTCCTCAACGGCCTCGCCAACGGCTTTCCGGCGACGCTGTTTTTGTTCTACGTCGGCGACCGGCTCGGCGCCGCCGATCTCGCCGGGCCGCTGCTGCTGGTCTATTTCCTGTGCGGGGTGGCCGGCGTGCCGCTGTGGCTGGCGCTGGCGCGGCGCAGCTCCAAGCATCGCGCCTGGTCGGTGGCGATGCTGATCGCCTGCGCCGCGTTCCTGGTTGCAGCGTTGCTCGGGCCGGGCGACCTCGGCATTTTCCTGGCGGTGTGCGTGATCACCGGCTTGACGCTCGGCGCCGACATCATGCTGCCGGGCTCGCTGCAGGCCGACGTCATCGACGTCGACACCGCGGCGTCGGGCGAGCAGCGCTCCGGGCTCTATCTCGCCGCCTGGGGCCTCGCCACCAAGCTGGCGCTCGCCGCCGCGGTCGGCATCGCCTTTCCGGTGCTGTCATGGGCGGGCTTTGAGCCGGCCAGCGGACAGGCCAGCGAAACTGGGCTTTTGACGCTGGCGGTGCTTTACGCGGCGGTGCCGGTGGCGCTGAAGCTCGCCGCCATCGCGCTGATGTGGCGCTTTCCGCTTGATGCCGCCGAGCAGGCCCGGCTGCGGGCGGTGATCGAAGCGCGGCGAAGAAGCTGA
- a CDS encoding ChrR family anti-sigma-E factor, with translation MTLPTEAGGPVDELLADYAAGKLRGPMSNLIEAHLELSPRNHGYLRDLDTMGGIMLAEAQPIALTGRDTWLATIMAKDTLPPSPIRLETRQPADPVLPAAIRRLVGRPLADVAWKTVLPGLKECHLGGTDGEASLLWIRAGRAMPSHSHSGLEATLVLKGGFKDVSGHYERGDIAVADETVDHKPVADDDEDCICFVVSEGHVKLTGPIGRIFSRLSGRG, from the coding sequence ATGACTCTTCCGACCGAAGCCGGGGGCCCTGTTGACGAACTCCTGGCCGATTACGCGGCAGGGAAGTTGCGCGGCCCGATGTCCAACCTGATCGAGGCGCACCTCGAACTGTCGCCCCGTAATCATGGCTATTTGCGTGATCTCGATACGATGGGAGGGATTATGCTCGCCGAGGCGCAGCCGATCGCGTTGACCGGCCGCGACACGTGGCTGGCCACCATCATGGCCAAGGACACGTTGCCGCCATCGCCGATCCGGCTCGAAACGCGCCAGCCGGCAGACCCGGTGTTGCCGGCGGCGATCCGCCGGCTGGTCGGACGGCCGCTTGCCGACGTCGCCTGGAAGACGGTGTTGCCGGGCCTCAAGGAATGCCACCTCGGCGGCACCGACGGCGAGGCCAGCCTGCTCTGGATCCGCGCCGGCCGGGCGATGCCCTCGCATTCCCACTCCGGGCTGGAGGCGACCTTGGTGCTGAAAGGCGGCTTCAAAGACGTCAGCGGCCATTATGAGCGCGGCGACATCGCGGTGGCCGACGAAACGGTCGACCACAAGCCGGTGGCAGACGATGATGAGGACTGCATCTGTTTCGTGGTCAGCGAGGGGCACGTCAAGCTGACCGGCCCGATCGGGCGGATATTCTCGCGATTGAGCGGTCGCGGATGA
- a CDS encoding NAD(P)/FAD-dependent oxidoreductase produces the protein MRIAVIGSGIAGNSAAWALGARHAVVLYEHEARPGGHSHTVEVDYDGTRVAVDTGFIVFNEPNYPNFTALLAHLGVPSHPSDMSFALSLDGGRLEWSGQSLDTVFAQRSNLVTPGFLWMLKEIWRFNREAPAARRKGKLDGLTLGAWLGRRRFSQRFIHHYIVPMGSAIWSTPLDRLLDFPAASFVSFFENHRLVNLEQISWRTVSGGSRSYVEALLKAFRGTLRLDTPVATVRRAKAGVEVVDRTGNVERFDQVVLATHAPDTLALLADASDAERGILSAFPYRPNRVFLHRDTSLMPARRKVWAAWNVTGGTPSAADGAREVAVTYWMNRLQGIDPARPLFVSLNPVREPDPDLVFRTFSYDHPQYDAGSVAAQARLESIQGRQRVWFAGAWTGFGFHEDGLVSGLHVAEALGGDIPWRTVPRAFATAAE, from the coding sequence ATGCGCATCGCCGTGATCGGGTCCGGCATCGCCGGCAACTCAGCGGCGTGGGCGCTCGGTGCCCGCCACGCGGTGGTGCTCTATGAGCACGAGGCACGGCCGGGCGGCCACAGCCACACCGTCGAGGTCGACTATGACGGCACGCGTGTTGCGGTCGACACTGGCTTCATCGTCTTCAACGAACCGAACTATCCCAACTTCACCGCGCTGCTCGCCCATCTTGGCGTGCCAAGCCACCCCAGCGACATGAGCTTCGCGCTGTCGCTCGACGGCGGCCGCCTGGAATGGTCGGGCCAGTCGCTCGACACCGTGTTCGCGCAGCGAAGCAATCTCGTCACGCCGGGCTTTCTGTGGATGCTGAAGGAGATCTGGCGCTTCAACCGCGAGGCGCCGGCAGCGCGGCGCAAAGGCAAGCTCGACGGGCTGACGCTGGGCGCCTGGCTTGGCCGCCGCCGCTTCTCCCAGCGCTTCATCCACCACTACATCGTGCCGATGGGCTCGGCGATCTGGTCGACCCCGCTCGACCGGCTGCTCGATTTCCCGGCGGCCAGCTTCGTCAGCTTTTTCGAGAACCACCGCCTGGTGAATCTCGAACAGATCTCGTGGCGCACCGTGTCCGGCGGCAGCCGATCCTATGTCGAAGCGCTGCTCAAAGCCTTCCGCGGCACGCTGAGGCTTGACACGCCGGTCGCCACCGTTCGCCGTGCCAAGGCCGGGGTCGAGGTGGTCGACCGCACCGGAAACGTGGAACGGTTCGATCAGGTGGTGCTGGCGACCCACGCCCCGGACACGCTGGCTCTGCTCGCGGACGCCTCCGATGCGGAGCGCGGCATCCTCTCGGCGTTCCCCTACCGGCCAAACCGGGTGTTCCTGCATCGCGACACCAGCCTGATGCCGGCGCGCCGGAAGGTTTGGGCGGCGTGGAACGTCACCGGCGGCACTCCTTCCGCGGCCGACGGCGCGCGCGAGGTCGCCGTCACATATTGGATGAACCGTCTGCAGGGCATCGACCCGGCGCGGCCGCTGTTCGTCAGCCTCAACCCGGTGCGCGAGCCCGATCCTGACCTGGTGTTCCGCACCTTCAGCTACGACCATCCCCAATACGATGCCGGCTCGGTCGCGGCGCAGGCTCGGCTGGAGTCCATCCAGGGCCGCCAGCGCGTCTGGTTCGCCGGCGCCTGGACCGGCTTCGGCTTCCACGAAGACGGGCTGGTGTCGGGGCTCCATGTCGCCGAGGCGCTGGGCGGCGACATCCCGTGGCGCACCGTGCCGCGCGCCTTCGCCACTGCTGCCGAGTGA
- a CDS encoding MAPEG family protein — MQLAFWCVLAMGVMPVATVAIAKWRGLDNHAPRDWAQSIDGYRRRAYAAHLNHFEAFPLFAAAVLVAATQGAPMTTVNALAAAVVLARVAYTACYVADAATLRSLVWGAGWVLTLAIFVLPALS; from the coding sequence ATGCAACTGGCATTCTGGTGTGTGCTGGCCATGGGCGTGATGCCGGTGGCGACGGTGGCGATCGCGAAGTGGCGGGGATTGGACAATCACGCCCCGCGCGACTGGGCGCAGTCGATCGACGGCTACCGCCGTCGCGCCTACGCCGCCCACCTCAATCATTTCGAGGCGTTCCCGCTGTTCGCCGCCGCCGTGCTGGTGGCCGCGACCCAGGGCGCGCCGATGACGACGGTCAATGCGCTGGCCGCTGCCGTGGTGCTCGCCCGTGTTGCGTACACCGCGTGCTACGTGGCCGACGCCGCGACCCTGCGCTCGCTGGTGTGGGGCGCCGGCTGGGTGTTGACGCTGGCGATCTTCGTGCTTCCGGCACTCAGTTGA
- a CDS encoding GNAT family N-acetyltransferase — MLAARNRPLAAVSVAAMAAGRWARAKAPSPRYTATMGTSILIRPMERPELDLAVDWAAAEGWNPGLADAEAFYPADPGGFLLAQYAGTPVACMSAVRYGDGFGFVGFYIAHPAMRGRGFGKAVWQAGMARLAGRTVGLDGVVAQQDSYRKSGFRLAWRNVRFEGVLPPLPRAAGVAIADAATVPFERIAAFDRRFFPAARHVFLARWLTLPGHRAKVALRAGALAGLAVARPCRRGTKVGPLYAEDAGCALALLAGLNGPPLPEPVILDVPQINPAAVALVESLGFEPAFETARMYAGRAPDTDLGGLFGVTTFELG, encoded by the coding sequence ATGCTAGCGGCTCGAAACCGCCCGCTAGCAGCGGTGAGCGTCGCGGCGATGGCGGCGGGCCGCTGGGCGCGTGCCAAGGCGCCGTCGCCGCGCTACACTGCCACCATGGGCACATCGATCCTCATCCGCCCGATGGAGCGGCCCGAGCTCGACCTCGCCGTCGACTGGGCGGCCGCCGAGGGCTGGAATCCCGGCCTTGCGGACGCCGAGGCGTTCTATCCGGCCGATCCCGGCGGCTTCCTGCTCGCGCAATACGCCGGGACGCCGGTCGCCTGCATGTCGGCGGTCAGGTACGGCGACGGTTTCGGCTTTGTCGGCTTCTACATTGCCCATCCCGCGATGCGGGGGCGGGGCTTTGGCAAAGCGGTGTGGCAGGCCGGCATGGCGCGGCTCGCGGGCCGCACCGTTGGCCTTGATGGCGTGGTGGCGCAGCAGGACAGCTACCGCAAGTCCGGCTTTCGGCTGGCGTGGCGGAACGTGCGGTTCGAAGGCGTGCTGCCGCCGCTGCCGCGTGCAGCGGGTGTCGCGATCGCCGACGCCGCAACAGTGCCGTTCGAGCGCATCGCGGCGTTCGACCGCCGCTTTTTTCCCGCCGCGCGGCACGTCTTCCTGGCGCGCTGGCTGACGCTGCCGGGCCACCGTGCGAAGGTGGCGTTGCGCGCTGGCGCGCTGGCGGGCCTCGCGGTGGCACGGCCTTGCCGGCGCGGCACCAAGGTCGGCCCGCTTTATGCGGAGGATGCCGGCTGCGCCCTGGCGCTGCTGGCGGGTCTCAACGGCCCGCCGCTGCCGGAGCCGGTGATCCTCGACGTGCCACAGATCAATCCAGCGGCGGTGGCGCTGGTGGAAAGCCTCGGTTTCGAGCCGGCGTTCGAGACCGCGCGCATGTATGCCGGCCGTGCGCCGGACACCGACCTCGGCGGGCTGTTCGGAGTGACGACGTTCGAGCTCGGTTGA
- a CDS encoding DUF2177 family protein — protein MQFGIAYIASVAAFLILDFIWLSATTSTFYRPQLGDLLLERPNLTVAALFYLFYVVGVVVFAVMPAYAAKSWLTALGLGALLGLVAYGTYDVTNLATLKGWPVMVSVVDLAWGVVVTATASVAGYVALRTFGN, from the coding sequence ATGCAGTTTGGAATAGCCTATATCGCCTCGGTGGCAGCCTTTCTGATTCTTGACTTCATCTGGCTGAGCGCCACCACCTCAACGTTCTACCGGCCACAGCTCGGCGACCTCCTGTTGGAACGGCCCAATTTGACGGTGGCGGCCCTGTTTTACCTCTTCTATGTGGTCGGGGTGGTGGTGTTTGCGGTCATGCCGGCCTACGCGGCGAAATCCTGGCTGACGGCGCTCGGGCTCGGTGCGCTGCTGGGCTTGGTCGCCTATGGCACCTACGACGTCACCAACCTTGCGACCCTCAAGGGCTGGCCGGTGATGGTCAGCGTGGTCGACCTCGCATGGGGCGTGGTGGTCACCGCAACCGCATCTGTCGCGGGCTACGTCGCGTTGCGGACGTTCGGAAATTAG
- a CDS encoding GNAT family N-acetyltransferase yields MVSSADVSGSIVRLGASDADRYCEHLLRLDQAARELRFFAEVSDFHVALHAGAALADGRIVIGYVVDDEVRGACELMLSDEVTRSGEGAFSVEGCWRRHGIGSRLMVAMIDEARRSDIRRIELSCLKSNVPMQCLAAGFTDDLRIENDTVLAILERQGVSHEAAAGPVAAAHPDPATAGRPR; encoded by the coding sequence ATGGTTTCATCCGCCGACGTCAGCGGCTCGATCGTCCGCCTCGGGGCATCCGACGCCGACCGCTATTGCGAGCACCTGCTGCGCCTCGACCAGGCGGCGCGCGAGCTCCGCTTCTTCGCCGAGGTGTCGGATTTCCACGTCGCCCTCCACGCCGGCGCCGCGCTGGCGGACGGCCGGATCGTCATCGGCTACGTCGTCGACGACGAGGTTCGCGGCGCCTGCGAACTGATGCTGAGCGACGAGGTCACCCGCTCGGGCGAAGGCGCGTTCAGCGTCGAGGGCTGCTGGCGGCGCCACGGCATCGGCTCCCGCCTGATGGTCGCGATGATCGACGAGGCGCGACGCAGCGACATACGCCGCATCGAGCTGTCGTGCCTGAAGTCGAACGTGCCGATGCAGTGCCTCGCCGCCGGCTTCACCGACGATCTGCGTATCGAGAACGACACCGTGCTCGCCATTCTGGAGCGCCAGGGCGTCAGCCACGAGGCCGCCGCGGGTCCCGTCGCTGCGGCGCACCCCGATCCGGCGACCGCCGGTCGGCCGCGGTGA
- a CDS encoding DUF1365 domain-containing protein encodes MCPSPDRPLASLRPPPAAAASLYAGVVRHARLRPVGHRFSYRVVSLLIDLDRLNEADRQSPLFSVIQFPANPAGEPSSGRRKTPSDQGFSGEVVSGIPKGSSGNGMRRFNLWGFSEADHGPGDGSPLRPWIDDLLIASGTPVPARVLLLCYPRVLGLVFDPLSVFYCYAASGQLGAIIYAVRNTFGERHAYVCPVRPGQASPAEIRQSADKRFFVSPFNDLDQRYQFRMRPPGDDVSVRILQTDDHGPLFAATFLGRHRPLDTATLLRTFLAMPLMTAKVLAGIYWQALRLWLKGVPLRLSSRPSPPPPPASLDGTFLPLRSLPHRDRNDRA; translated from the coding sequence ATGTGCCCCTCGCCAGACCGCCCGCTCGCCAGCCTGCGCCCGCCGCCCGCGGCGGCGGCGTCGTTGTACGCGGGCGTGGTGAGGCATGCGCGGCTGCGCCCGGTCGGGCACCGCTTCTCCTACCGCGTGGTGAGCCTGCTGATCGATCTCGACCGGTTGAACGAGGCGGACCGCCAGTCGCCACTGTTCTCGGTCATACAGTTTCCGGCCAATCCGGCCGGAGAACCGTCTTCCGGTCGCCGAAAAACCCCTTCTGATCAAGGGTTTTCCGGCGAAGTCGTTTCCGGGATCCCGAAGGGATCATCCGGAAACGGAATGAGGCGCTTCAATCTGTGGGGCTTTTCCGAAGCCGACCACGGCCCCGGCGACGGCTCCCCGCTCAGGCCGTGGATCGACGATCTTCTCATTGCGTCCGGAACGCCGGTGCCGGCGCGGGTGTTGCTGCTGTGCTATCCGCGGGTGCTCGGCCTGGTGTTCGATCCGCTGTCGGTGTTCTATTGCTACGCGGCCTCCGGCCAGCTTGGCGCCATCATCTATGCGGTGCGCAATACGTTCGGCGAGCGCCACGCCTATGTCTGCCCGGTGCGGCCCGGCCAGGCCTCGCCGGCCGAAATCCGCCAATCCGCCGACAAGCGCTTCTTCGTATCGCCGTTCAACGACCTGGATCAGCGCTATCAGTTCCGCATGCGGCCGCCCGGCGATGACGTCTCGGTTCGCATCCTGCAGACCGACGACCACGGGCCGCTGTTCGCAGCGACTTTCCTTGGCCGCCACCGGCCGCTCGACACCGCGACATTGCTGCGCACATTCCTGGCCATGCCGCTGATGACGGCAAAGGTGCTGGCCGGCATCTATTGGCAGGCGCTGCGGCTGTGGCTGAAGGGCGTCCCGCTCCGCCTGTCGTCCCGCCCGTCGCCGCCCCCGCCCCCCGCCAGCCTCGACGGCACGTTTCTGCCGCTCCGCAGCCTGCCCCACCGTGACCGGAATGACCGAGCATGA
- a CDS encoding ArsR/SmtB family transcription factor, whose translation MASPKLKPIVPPLNPDMMQANARDATALLKALAHESRLVILCLLAEGEKSVSELEGLLSQRQATVSQQLARLRLDGLVATRREGQMIYYSLATDNVRVILAALYDIFCQPKRALRR comes from the coding sequence ATGGCATCGCCCAAGCTGAAGCCGATCGTCCCCCCGCTCAACCCGGACATGATGCAGGCGAATGCCCGCGATGCCACCGCGCTTCTCAAAGCGCTGGCCCATGAATCGCGGCTCGTCATCCTGTGCCTGCTCGCCGAGGGCGAGAAGTCGGTCAGCGAACTTGAGGGGCTGCTGTCGCAGCGCCAGGCCACGGTGTCCCAGCAGCTCGCGCGGCTGCGTCTCGACGGCCTGGTGGCGACCCGGCGCGAGGGCCAGATGATCTACTACAGCCTCGCCACCGATAATGTGCGCGTGATCCTCGCCGCCCTATACGACATCTTCTGCCAGCCCAAACGCGCGCTCCGGCGCTGA